Proteins from one Spirochaetota bacterium genomic window:
- a CDS encoding Ig-like domain-containing protein, giving the protein MKVSCNIILLISFTITSCNYFVDIDPPEIISITPANRSVVLEDRPVICVEFSESMDRPKTEEAFLISGEHQPKGHFRWDNNKLYFDLIENCKDATVYTIIIRSSAEDIHGNNLKEDFTSTFSTDIDLIKPEAVSIQPADGERISDIFSPLIVQFSEAVRLDSVKKGFIVTPYVVGDITLQNDNSTLVFTPYTNFIHGTTYTITLSTDIVDIAGNHLLKEYKSIFICGTDFIAPTLNPESMEPPDYSVGCFAHYTGTTVRLQPFTTTEGIDKNTHILIRFSKAMQRIDTNESISISPSCNAAFSWEDDHTLRIIPSSPLNLMQTYVLTVTSQAKDIAGNALDQVYNFPFKIYSEYSQPIEVIPYGNNSKYIYQIGWDSSGNVDDTVSRLLENDDIIESAPPYACNKLINNTHVTVLIFRIQFANTTNTLAAIASLDLPSAMQAISFSLIASQLSSTLIPKIWKIEVPINHPDCIDIYMFNLTPQSYYRLSINHGINGIKDTAGNYMLNPFAIYCNM; this is encoded by the coding sequence ATGAAAGTATCATGTAACATAATTCTCCTCATATCTTTTACGATAACATCCTGTAACTATTTTGTTGATATTGACCCACCAGAAATCATTAGCATAACCCCCGCTAACAGGTCTGTAGTTTTAGAAGATCGCCCTGTTATTTGTGTAGAATTTTCTGAATCAATGGACAGGCCAAAAACCGAAGAAGCTTTTTTGATTAGTGGAGAGCATCAGCCAAAGGGACATTTTCGATGGGATAACAATAAGCTTTATTTTGACCTCATTGAAAATTGTAAAGATGCTACTGTATATACTATTATTATTCGCTCCAGTGCAGAAGATATTCATGGCAACAATCTTAAAGAAGATTTCACATCAACATTTTCAACAGATATTGATCTTATCAAACCTGAAGCAGTATCAATACAACCTGCGGATGGAGAACGAATATCTGACATTTTTTCTCCACTCATTGTACAGTTTTCCGAAGCTGTCAGGTTAGATTCAGTAAAAAAAGGTTTTATAGTTACCCCATACGTTGTTGGTGATATTACGTTGCAGAATGACAATTCTACTCTAGTATTTACTCCCTATACTAATTTTATACATGGTACAACATATACTATTACTCTATCAACAGATATTGTAGATATAGCAGGTAATCATTTATTAAAAGAATATAAAAGTATCTTTATATGTGGTACTGACTTTATTGCTCCAACATTAAATCCTGAATCAATGGAACCACCTGATTATTCTGTTGGATGCTTTGCTCATTACACTGGTACAACAGTACGACTTCAACCTTTTACTACAACAGAAGGCATCGATAAAAATACACACATACTTATACGATTTTCAAAAGCTATGCAGCGTATTGATACAAATGAAAGTATCAGCATATCTCCTTCCTGTAATGCCGCTTTTTCATGGGAAGATGACCACACCCTCCGTATCATACCCTCTTCACCATTAAATCTGATGCAAACGTATGTGCTGACTGTTACTTCACAGGCAAAAGATATAGCAGGCAATGCTCTTGATCAGGTATATAATTTCCCATTTAAAATATATTCAGAGTATTCACAACCAATTGAAGTTATCCCGTATGGCAATAACAGCAAATATATATATCAGATAGGTTGGGATTCTAGTGGTAATGTTGACGATACTGTATCACGTCTCTTAGAAAATGATGATATTATCGAATCGGCGCCACCATATGCATGCAACAAGCTCATTAACAATACTCATGTCACTGTCTTGATATTCAGGATTCAATTTGCCAATACAACAAACACACTGGCCGCTATTGCGTCATTGGATTTGCCCTCAGCAATGCAGGCTATTTCATTTAGCCTGATTGCATCACAGTTGAGTTCCACCCTTATCCCAAAAATATGGAAGATTGAGGTGCCAATTAACCATCCCGATTGCATTGATATATATATGTTTAATCTTACTCCACAATCATATTACAGATTATCAATTAATCATGGTATCAATGGAATTAAGGATACTGCAGGCAATTATATGCTCAACCCATTTGCCATTTATTGTAATATGTGA
- a CDS encoding Ig-like domain-containing protein, with the protein MKVLLNIILMVSLISCSMDITPPEIVSYSPPHNAIMQTSCPVTICFSKSMNKDKTQKAFILVYGEFGDSSIKGNFAWSNNDTVMTFTPELPLSNGYYRLIIEKTACDTHNNTLVTQHISSFTIGLDTIPPEIQSLQPVDCSENIALNTSITIIFSEPMDTASVEKNIRFSPSVDYTCIWDTANTILTITPYKPLLFNTWYQIDISKCQDMSHNMMIQPVTCRFRTGSEYIRPVITGLYTTSISQNMAQSENFTIYEGANVNDEIIITFNEPIDTSSITRSFSISPQASWDAYWDNSNQTCTIRFQQPLAVNTRYEIRINTNLKDVAQNTLLNDLDVYIVTSGNLSTIPSIYKLECISHEQKALTPLSVTDLGDESNENTTYEFTVQFSGPVLRNSIPDNIKIQCLYGEQPEISGNINQFKWIDDSQTLKLTIAAIEGGNVYKLTFKGGTDGIKSINGIPMQNDVWYIFYFHPVD; encoded by the coding sequence ATGAAAGTATTATTAAATATCATACTTATGGTATCTTTAATTTCATGCAGCATGGACATTACCCCGCCAGAGATTGTTTCATATTCACCACCTCATAATGCAATAATGCAAACATCATGCCCTGTAACCATTTGTTTTTCCAAGTCAATGAATAAAGATAAAACACAAAAGGCATTTATATTAGTGTATGGGGAATTTGGCGATAGTTCCATAAAGGGAAATTTTGCCTGGAGCAACAATGACACAGTAATGACATTTACACCTGAATTGCCGCTAAGCAATGGCTACTATCGACTTATTATTGAAAAAACCGCATGTGATACACATAACAATACTCTTGTTACTCAGCATATATCAAGTTTCACAATAGGCCTGGATACAATCCCACCAGAAATACAATCATTGCAACCAGTTGATTGTAGTGAAAATATAGCATTGAATACATCAATAACGATTATCTTTTCTGAACCTATGGACACTGCTTCAGTAGAAAAAAATATACGGTTTTCCCCTTCTGTTGATTATACATGTATATGGGACACTGCAAACACAATACTAACTATAACACCGTACAAACCGTTACTATTTAATACCTGGTATCAGATTGATATATCAAAATGCCAGGACATGTCCCATAACATGATGATACAACCTGTAACATGCAGGTTCAGAACAGGCAGTGAATATATACGACCAGTCATTACTGGGCTCTACACAACTTCAATTTCACAAAATATGGCACAATCTGAAAACTTCACAATATACGAAGGCGCAAACGTAAACGATGAAATAATTATTACATTTAACGAACCAATAGATACTTCATCAATAACCAGATCTTTTAGTATTTCACCACAGGCCAGTTGGGATGCTTACTGGGATAATTCAAATCAAACCTGTACTATTCGTTTCCAACAACCACTGGCAGTTAATACCAGGTATGAAATACGCATAAATACAAACCTCAAAGATGTAGCTCAAAACACATTGCTGAATGATCTGGATGTATATATTGTAACAAGCGGTAATCTTTCCACCATTCCATCAATTTATAAACTTGAATGTATAAGCCATGAACAAAAGGCTCTTACTCCATTAAGTGTTACCGACCTGGGCGATGAATCCAATGAAAACACCACCTATGAGTTTACAGTACAATTTTCAGGACCAGTACTCAGAAATTCTATACCAGACAATATTAAAATACAATGTCTGTATGGTGAACAACCTGAAATAAGCGGAAATATCAATCAATTCAAATGGATAGATGATAGCCAGACATTGAAATTAACTATCGCTGCAATTGAAGGTGGAAACGTATACAAATTAACGTTTAAAGGCGGTACTGACGGCATAAAGTCAATCAATGGCATACCCATGCAAAATGATGTATGGTATATATTTTATTTTCATCCAGTAGATTAA
- a CDS encoding efflux RND transporter permease subunit: MGTLIVQRPVTIIMAFSALCLFGIISLCNLTMDLLPPVQYPEISVITLYPGAAPSEIEQLITQPVEEAVNSVAGVTRIHSESIEGASLVVATLRWGSNVDFALLKVREKVDLVKGILPQDVYKPIVTRFDPNSLPVMNIAITSQDMDLRQLRYKTEKNIVPLFERIEGVGNAKVTGGKVRQIEVLINRDALQAYNIGIQEIIDSIQSSHCNYPAGTLVAGNKELLIRTAGEFKNISDIENVPVKKTQDGRLVFLKHIARVVDGFKEITSQSFINGQPCVTLSIIKESGKNTVEVCHKTRQLVGNLQKKYGKRLTFDIISDQSQYIQSAISSVTSSAIAGSIIAFFVLLLFTQRFFSAFIITAAIPVSIIITFFFMNVLSININMMSLGGLTICVGMLVDCGIVVIESISNVKHTSIPQTIYTIAPSLIASTLTSVVIFLPLLLIKGLGGALFAHLAITVTIALFASLFVALLLIPALHTIQSQKVHHAKKQHFVAIVHNSLLFHKIDSLLQTIEHRYVLLLERLLLQSKYIYMVTIAIIVTGACAVCMMTGSLMPDTTQSQFTIRLESSPGTPLQQTIDMLQYIDSLLEYYQEIDKRLITAGYNPEDYTEYFGREKNTNIGQILVQLRNGQDAKDCITYLEKNVKLPPEVRIEYNAANTQFLQVLHAGSGDITINCIGNSLHDINAAAGAFIQECTRQPWITQCCSEIKQGKPELTIQADTDRLASFGLTLQDIASHIHTAVYGTHSGKYTESDYEIDIVTRFDTTFRDSIDDIGMIPIQANGGTTCTLLHTIASISNSQGYSSIIRNNQQKCIPIHVATKSISQEKAIEKLQQLWEKQNKQNVSFVLSPEMIETKESLESLYAILILSIVLIYMIIAAQFESLLYPLLIMSSVPVALCGSFIFLFLTGKSINIMSLMGAVVLIGTIVNNAILLLDTIIHNYRHNSNVVASITKSCTQRLRPIIMTSLTTICGLIPLALGLQEGDVQSPLAIAIIGGMIAGTGFIMLCLPHFIRITIKENS, translated from the coding sequence ATGGGAACATTAATAGTACAACGTCCTGTAACAATTATCATGGCATTCAGTGCTTTGTGTCTGTTTGGCATTATATCACTGTGTAACCTCACCATGGATCTGCTACCTCCCGTACAATATCCTGAGATTTCCGTTATTACACTGTATCCTGGTGCTGCTCCATCGGAAATTGAACAGCTTATCACTCAACCAGTTGAAGAGGCAGTCAACAGTGTTGCGGGCGTAACGCGCATACATTCAGAATCAATTGAAGGCGCAAGCCTTGTGGTAGCCACACTGCGATGGGGAAGCAATGTTGATTTTGCTCTCTTAAAGGTTCGTGAAAAAGTTGATCTTGTAAAAGGTATACTCCCTCAGGATGTCTATAAGCCAATCGTTACACGGTTTGATCCAAACTCTCTTCCCGTTATGAACATAGCTATTACGTCACAGGATATGGATTTACGACAGTTGCGTTATAAAACCGAAAAAAATATAGTACCACTTTTTGAACGTATTGAAGGAGTTGGCAATGCTAAAGTAACAGGAGGCAAAGTACGTCAGATTGAAGTACTCATAAACCGTGATGCACTGCAGGCATACAATATTGGGATACAGGAGATTATCGATAGCATTCAGTCATCCCACTGCAATTATCCTGCAGGCACCCTTGTTGCAGGCAATAAAGAACTTCTTATAAGGACTGCAGGCGAATTTAAAAATATCAGTGACATTGAGAATGTCCCAGTTAAAAAAACCCAGGATGGCCGCCTGGTCTTTTTAAAACACATTGCCCGAGTAGTAGATGGCTTCAAAGAAATTACAAGCCAGTCATTTATCAATGGTCAGCCCTGTGTGACCCTGTCCATCATAAAAGAGTCAGGGAAAAATACTGTTGAGGTTTGCCACAAGACGCGTCAGCTTGTTGGGAACCTCCAAAAAAAATATGGTAAAAGACTAACATTTGATATAATCAGCGATCAATCACAATATATCCAGAGTGCCATATCCAGTGTTACATCATCTGCTATTGCTGGTTCTATTATTGCATTTTTTGTTCTTCTCCTTTTCACACAGCGTTTCTTTTCTGCATTCATTATTACCGCAGCAATACCTGTATCAATTATCATTACTTTCTTTTTCATGAATGTATTATCCATTAATATTAATATGATGTCATTAGGCGGATTGACCATATGTGTGGGCATGCTCGTTGACTGTGGCATAGTAGTCATTGAATCCATTTCCAATGTAAAACATACATCAATACCACAGACCATATATACAATTGCACCATCACTCATCGCATCCACATTAACCAGTGTGGTCATTTTCTTGCCACTACTACTTATAAAAGGATTGGGCGGTGCGCTATTTGCTCATTTAGCCATTACAGTAACTATCGCTCTTTTTGCTTCTTTATTTGTTGCCCTGCTTCTCATCCCTGCATTGCACACTATTCAATCACAAAAAGTTCATCATGCAAAAAAGCAACACTTTGTGGCGATAGTTCATAATAGTTTACTTTTCCACAAAATAGATTCATTGCTGCAAACTATCGAACACAGATACGTCTTGCTGCTTGAAAGATTACTTTTACAGAGCAAATACATTTACATGGTAACTATCGCTATTATTGTTACTGGAGCATGTGCTGTTTGCATGATGACAGGATCACTGATGCCTGATACAACACAGAGTCAGTTCACAATTAGATTAGAGTCATCCCCTGGCACCCCATTACAGCAAACAATTGATATGCTTCAATATATTGATTCATTATTGGAATACTATCAAGAAATTGACAAACGATTGATAACGGCAGGCTACAACCCTGAAGATTACACCGAATACTTTGGCAGGGAAAAGAATACCAATATTGGCCAGATTCTTGTACAATTGCGCAATGGACAAGATGCAAAGGATTGCATTACCTATTTAGAAAAAAATGTAAAATTGCCACCTGAGGTTCGCATTGAATATAATGCAGCAAATACTCAATTTTTACAGGTGTTGCATGCAGGTAGCGGGGATATAACGATTAATTGTATAGGCAATTCTTTGCACGATATTAATGCTGCTGCAGGTGCATTTATACAGGAATGCACGCGACAACCATGGATTACTCAATGTTGCAGTGAAATTAAACAGGGCAAGCCTGAACTTACCATACAGGCTGATACTGACAGGTTAGCTTCGTTTGGGTTAACACTTCAGGATATTGCTTCACACATACACACTGCTGTGTACGGAACACACTCAGGAAAATACACTGAATCAGATTATGAGATTGATATTGTTACTCGATTTGATACTACGTTTCGTGACAGCATAGATGACATAGGAATGATACCCATTCAGGCTAACGGTGGTACTACATGTACATTACTACACACTATTGCTTCAATTTCTAATTCACAGGGTTATTCTTCAATTATACGTAACAATCAGCAGAAATGCATACCCATTCATGTTGCAACAAAGAGTATCTCACAAGAAAAAGCAATAGAAAAATTACAACAACTGTGGGAAAAGCAGAACAAACAAAATGTTTCTTTTGTTTTGTCACCAGAAATGATAGAAACAAAAGAATCACTTGAGTCATTGTATGCTATTCTTATTCTTTCTATTGTGTTAATATACATGATTATCGCCGCTCAATTTGAATCACTTCTTTATCCACTGTTAATCATGTCATCAGTACCTGTTGCCTTATGTGGATCATTCATATTTCTTTTTTTAACAGGTAAATCCATTAATATCATGTCGCTCATGGGGGCGGTTGTTCTTATAGGTACTATTGTGAATAATGCTATATTGCTACTTGATACTATTATTCATAACTATCGCCATAATAGCAATGTGGTTGCATCAATTACAAAATCCTGCACACAGCGTCTACGTCCAATCATAATGACATCTTTGACCACCATTTGCGGGCTTATACCACTGGCCTTGGGATTACAGGAAGGCGATGTCCAATCACCACTTGCTATTGCCATCATTGGCGGCATGATTGCTGGGACAGGTTTTATCATGCTCTGCCTGCCACATTTCATACGTATAACCATCAAGGAAAACTCATGA